The following are encoded together in the Desulfococcus multivorans genome:
- a CDS encoding peptidoglycan-binding protein, whose translation MILKKGDTGDAVEAVQARLGIKTDGIFGPRTEAAVKQFQRSRQLEDDGIVGPLTAAALGLNLEEFLTTDIQDSIRTTADGLLIHTSYLDKDEYLSGPTDKFYVFLHHTAGGHDPYATIRSWNNDDRGRIATQFVVGNRSVRGDTTHDGEVVECFPDEGWAYHLGKNNSSLLHPHSIGIEICNYGWVDPRGGKFYTYVNSVLPDDQVIDLGFEFRGFRYFHKYSEAQIGAVHQLLKEIRRRHDQVNLHAGLVEWIETQSPAEAFDFKPEACNGKIRGLLTHANTRKDKTDCSPQPLLIDMLRNL comes from the coding sequence ATGATACTGAAAAAAGGAGACACCGGCGATGCGGTCGAGGCCGTTCAGGCGAGACTGGGCATCAAAACGGACGGCATCTTCGGCCCCAGAACCGAAGCGGCGGTGAAACAATTTCAGAGAAGCCGGCAGCTCGAGGATGACGGCATCGTCGGTCCTTTGACCGCTGCGGCATTAGGCCTCAATCTGGAGGAATTCCTGACGACCGATATCCAGGACAGCATCCGGACCACGGCGGACGGCCTGTTGATCCATACATCCTATCTCGATAAAGACGAATACCTGAGCGGCCCGACAGACAAGTTCTATGTGTTTTTGCACCACACCGCGGGCGGTCACGATCCATACGCCACGATTCGCTCATGGAACAATGACGATCGCGGTCGCATCGCAACACAATTCGTCGTCGGCAACAGAAGCGTCAGGGGCGATACGACCCACGACGGCGAGGTCGTCGAATGCTTTCCGGATGAGGGGTGGGCATACCATCTCGGAAAAAACAACAGTTCCCTTCTTCATCCGCACTCCATCGGCATTGAGATCTGCAATTATGGATGGGTCGACCCGCGGGGAGGAAAATTTTACACCTACGTCAACAGCGTACTGCCCGACGATCAGGTGATCGATCTGGGTTTTGAATTCCGTGGATTTCGATACTTCCATAAATATTCCGAAGCTCAGATCGGCGCGGTGCACCAGTTGCTCAAGGAAATCCGCCGGCGCCATGATCAGGTCAATCTCCATGCGGGGCTTGTCGAGTGGATAGAGACCCAAAGCCCGGCCGAAGCCTTCGATTTCAAACCGGAGGCGTGTAACGGAAAGATCCGCGGTCTCTTGACCCACGCCAACACGAGGAAGGACAAGACCGACTGCAGTCCCCAACCCCTGCTGATCGACATGCTGAGGAATTTGTAA
- a CDS encoding DUF3795 domain-containing protein — MEINPDLISPCGLYCGVCAIYIASRDNNTKLKERLVNLYKGGQPGKGTLPNSETLSTEDMHCGGCLSDDRFMHCRQCEIRDCARGKGYTGCHECDDFPCRHIDDFPMAVGKKVILRSVPYRREFGTEKWVRDEAARYRCPECGNTVFRGAMKCNQCKAALDLD, encoded by the coding sequence ATGGAGATAAATCCCGATTTGATTTCTCCTTGCGGTCTATACTGCGGTGTCTGCGCCATTTACATCGCGTCGCGCGACAACAACACCAAACTGAAGGAGCGATTGGTCAATCTATACAAGGGCGGGCAGCCGGGAAAAGGTACGCTCCCCAACAGCGAAACGCTTTCTACGGAAGATATGCATTGTGGCGGGTGTTTGTCGGATGATCGTTTCATGCACTGCCGACAATGCGAGATCAGAGACTGTGCCCGGGGAAAAGGGTACACAGGGTGTCACGAGTGCGATGATTTTCCCTGCCGGCATATTGATGATTTTCCCATGGCCGTTGGGAAAAAAGTCATTTTGCGGTCTGTTCCGTATCGACGGGAATTCGGAACTGAAAAATGGGTTCGGGACGAAGCGGCCCGCTATAGATGTCCGGAATGCGGCAATACGGTTTTTCGCGGCGCCATGAAATGCAATCAATGCAAAGCGGCGTTGGATCTGGACTGA
- a CDS encoding serpin family protein, producing the protein MNRIYPTCTAVLLAVAIVLYGNPATASRTECSAVDTLVEGNSAFAVKLYRELGAANGNLLFSPYGVSSALAMTYAGARENTAVEMKAALDFQLDPPDLHTAFNRLNRKLTAGARKTGQRMNIANALCLTGGDVDRAFKALLKENYNAEIFTGGIDRINGWVRRQTEGNIERIMETLDPQSVCVLLNAVYFKGVWERRFADEQTHEAPFRLSSREQVTARLMYRKDRYRCLTKTDVQAVALPYKGEALSMVVLLPRDVDGLGELEKRLTTETLMQWLSELDAASVQEMELFLPKFRMETGHDLVPPLKTLGMKDGFDPAGKADFRGMGGAKGALWISQIKHKAVMDVNEAGTEAAAATAVEMALTSVREYPVFRADHPFIFLIREHATGSILFMGRLADPRDLQDGKR; encoded by the coding sequence ATGAACCGAATATATCCGACATGTACCGCCGTCCTTCTGGCCGTTGCGATTGTTCTATATGGGAACCCGGCAACTGCATCCCGCACCGAATGTTCGGCGGTCGACACCCTTGTCGAGGGAAACAGCGCTTTTGCGGTCAAGCTGTATCGTGAACTCGGCGCTGCGAACGGCAATCTGTTGTTTTCACCCTACGGCGTTTCATCGGCGTTGGCCATGACCTATGCCGGGGCCCGCGAAAATACGGCCGTTGAGATGAAAGCCGCCTTGGACTTCCAACTCGATCCGCCCGACCTGCATACCGCATTCAATCGTCTGAACCGGAAACTTACGGCCGGTGCGCGCAAAACCGGTCAGAGAATGAACATCGCCAACGCATTGTGTTTGACCGGCGGGGATGTGGACAGGGCGTTCAAGGCACTGCTGAAGGAAAACTACAACGCCGAAATTTTCACCGGAGGGATCGACCGGATCAACGGGTGGGTCCGGCGGCAGACGGAAGGCAACATCGAAAGGATTATGGAAACCCTCGACCCCCAATCGGTGTGTGTGCTTCTGAACGCCGTCTATTTCAAGGGTGTCTGGGAGCGGCGCTTCGCGGATGAACAGACACATGAAGCCCCCTTCAGGCTGTCGTCGAGGGAACAGGTCACTGCGCGTCTCATGTATCGGAAAGACCGTTACAGATGCTTGACGAAGACGGACGTTCAGGCCGTTGCCCTGCCTTATAAAGGGGAGGCACTGTCCATGGTGGTCCTGTTGCCGCGGGACGTGGACGGCCTGGGGGAACTGGAGAAGCGGCTCACCACGGAGACGCTGATGCAATGGCTTTCGGAGCTGGATGCGGCGTCCGTACAGGAAATGGAACTCTTCCTGCCGAAATTCAGAATGGAAACCGGGCATGATCTGGTGCCTCCCCTCAAGACACTGGGCATGAAAGATGGGTTTGACCCCGCGGGAAAGGCCGACTTTCGGGGCATGGGAGGGGCGAAGGGGGCGTTGTGGATCTCACAGATCAAGCACAAAGCCGTTATGGATGTGAACGAGGCGGGTACGGAGGCCGCCGCCGCGACAGCCGTTGAAATGGCATTGACGTCCGTCCGGGAATATCCGGTCTTTCGTGCGGATCACCCCTTCATCTTTCTCATTCGCGAACACGCGACCGGAAGCATTCTGTTCATGGGAAGACTGGCCGATCCCCGAGACTTGCAAGACGGAAAGCGATAA
- a CDS encoding FAD-binding oxidoreductase: MNDQIVSTLKQKLRGRLVSPGDADYDVVRSLYNGMIDKRPRLIARCLDVADIIAAVRFGRDQGLPIAVRGGGHNGPGLGSCDGGLMVDLSMMRSVRVDPASRTVRVDPGCTSGDVDHATHAFGMAVPFGIVSTTGVAGLTLGGGTGYLTRKYGLTIDNLIEADIVLADGSLVKADKKEHPDLFWALRGGGGNFGVVTSFLFQAHPVETVYAGPIFWETAHAKAVMQAYRDFLPTAPEELYAFVGLKTVLSMDPFPEDYRGKRACAVISCYNGPQAEGEMILAKLLKTLPPPIFNWMQTMPFPAMQAFFDPFLPKGLQWYWKGDFVKSLPDEAIDTHIAQAAEAPSELSLMHLYPIDGAVHRVPKAATAWSMRDATWSMVIAGIDGDPGQADALKRWGRTYWAAIHPFNLEGAYVNFMMEDEVQGRVQAAYGENYQRLASVKAKYDPENIFRINQNIPPARY, from the coding sequence ATGAACGATCAGATCGTATCCACACTGAAGCAAAAACTTCGCGGACGACTCGTCAGTCCCGGTGATGCGGACTACGATGTCGTCCGGTCTCTTTACAACGGCATGATCGACAAGCGACCACGCCTGATTGCGCGCTGCCTCGATGTCGCCGACATCATCGCCGCGGTGCGCTTCGGCCGCGACCAGGGCCTGCCCATCGCTGTTCGCGGCGGCGGCCACAACGGTCCCGGCCTTGGCAGTTGCGACGGCGGACTGATGGTTGATCTCTCCATGATGAGAAGCGTGCGCGTGGATCCGGCGAGCCGAACCGTTCGCGTCGATCCCGGCTGCACGTCAGGGGATGTCGATCATGCCACCCACGCCTTTGGAATGGCTGTCCCGTTCGGCATCGTATCGACCACCGGCGTCGCCGGTCTCACCCTCGGCGGCGGCACGGGGTACCTCACGCGCAAGTACGGGCTTACGATCGATAATCTGATCGAGGCGGATATTGTCCTGGCCGACGGCAGTCTTGTCAAGGCCGACAAGAAGGAGCACCCCGATCTCTTCTGGGCGCTGCGCGGCGGCGGCGGCAATTTCGGCGTGGTGACAAGCTTCCTGTTCCAGGCACATCCGGTGGAGACGGTTTATGCCGGTCCGATCTTCTGGGAGACGGCTCACGCCAAGGCGGTGATGCAGGCCTATCGCGACTTCCTGCCGACCGCGCCCGAGGAGTTGTATGCATTCGTCGGCCTCAAGACGGTGCTCTCCATGGACCCGTTTCCAGAAGATTACCGGGGCAAACGCGCCTGTGCCGTGATCTCCTGCTACAACGGACCCCAGGCGGAAGGTGAAATGATCCTGGCGAAACTCCTCAAGACCTTGCCGCCGCCCATCTTCAACTGGATGCAAACGATGCCGTTTCCGGCGATGCAAGCGTTCTTCGATCCGTTTCTGCCAAAGGGGCTGCAATGGTATTGGAAGGGCGACTTTGTCAAGAGCCTGCCGGATGAAGCGATCGATACGCACATCGCACAGGCCGCGGAGGCGCCCAGCGAATTGTCGCTCATGCACCTCTACCCCATCGACGGCGCGGTCCACCGCGTGCCGAAAGCGGCGACGGCCTGGAGCATGCGCGACGCCACATGGTCCATGGTGATCGCCGGAATCGACGGCGATCCGGGACAGGCCGATGCCCTGAAGAGATGGGGACGCACCTACTGGGCGGCGATTCACCCGTTCAACCTGGAAGGGGCCTACGTCAACTTCATGATGGAGGACGAGGTCCAGGGGCGAGTCCAGGCGGCCTATGGCGAGAATTACCAGCGCCTCGCTTCTGTGAAAGCGAAATACGATCCGGAAAACATCTTCCGGATCAACCAGAACATCCCCCCGGCTCGATATTGA
- a CDS encoding YebG family protein, with translation MTVEVRYLVMRDGKEVGMYLTKKEADEHDRMLDIALALAGFIEKVENIKIDEDTLEELTIHLSRNREDVMRILKGLKPRIEKASEKTEKLIDIKEKGKKAVGAK, from the coding sequence ATGACCGTCGAGGTGAGATATCTTGTCATGCGAGATGGGAAAGAGGTGGGGATGTATCTGACGAAAAAGGAGGCCGACGAGCATGACAGGATGCTCGACATTGCGCTGGCACTGGCCGGTTTCATTGAAAAGGTTGAAAACATCAAGATCGATGAAGACACGCTGGAGGAGCTGACCATCCATCTGTCCCGGAACCGGGAGGATGTCATGCGGATCCTGAAGGGGCTCAAGCCGCGCATCGAGAAGGCTTCCGAAAAAACGGAGAAACTCATCGATATCAAGGAAAAGGGCAAAAAAGCCGTCGGCGCCAAGTAG
- a CDS encoding FAD-binding and (Fe-S)-binding domain-containing protein — protein sequence MTENRFSALARSIAGDVRTDDLGRYLLSTDGSIFRKTPAAVVYPRHAGDVAKTVVFARSRGLSVHPRGAGSGLCGGALGGGIVVDFTRRMNRLIRLDTAGRTFECEPGYRLGELEAALAGKGLFFPPDPSSGEYATFGGMAATNASGAHSVKYGNVADYLLDAEVVTGDGRTLMLSELETRDAEALPPNLRALYRLYMENRGIIEGAYPPVRCNVAGYNLRGLVAGDRLRMTRLISGAEGTLGITVRLKFRLLEKPPHESLVVAFFDDIVAAATAVQRILPMGPSGIEIMDKSLLSLAGKTDPTLRDRIPIGADNVLMVEFDDFSAATCAGLAEAARECVETAGLAREAHLAVSAGEKARFWAVRKAAVPILYRLKGEKKILALIEDAAVPTDRLVPYFKGIYEILNRRRIPFVTYGHIAKGLLHTRPLLDLRKAGDAALLKPLADDVFELVHRLGGSVSGEHGDGRLRSAYIRRCYPDIWPLFIAVKRLLDPAGILNPEIKTLDDPNQMTGPLRYGPDYRAGEPGRNRLRWPEGFVREIEKCHGCSKCTTVTAATRMCPVYKLTRDEEASPKAKANALRGLISGALPERSLFERAFQRVMSRCVHCGSCFHECPSGVDIPRMAVEARARYVRRFGPTLEYRLLTAAEFAGRFARKLPDAVKGLADTRMARRAAERFAGISARRRPPHFPARDLFERVPGESGGGRFRVLYFAGCYATYIRPEIGEAAVKVLTAMDMTVSLPPQHCCGLPMLAKGMTRTAAKRIRRNLARWGRLAVAADAVVVTCSSCGLSLMQEWGYLCDTAEMRIVREKTMHISRLIERFPGRLNLAPLGVKVAYHLPCHLNVQPSPKSALKLLSRIPGLETIDLDSRCCGMAGIWGMSAANIDLSRRIGAEMIHRLDRSGADFGATDCPTCRMQMEDMSGKPVRHPIEIVAAALPGQPHRQRG from the coding sequence ATGACGGAAAACCGGTTTTCAGCCCTGGCCCGAAGCATTGCGGGGGATGTCCGCACCGATGACCTGGGACGGTATCTGCTTTCGACGGACGGCAGTATTTTCCGGAAGACGCCCGCCGCCGTGGTCTACCCCAGACATGCCGGCGATGTTGCCAAAACCGTGGTCTTCGCCCGTTCCCGGGGCCTGTCGGTCCACCCCCGAGGGGCCGGGAGCGGGCTCTGCGGCGGGGCGTTGGGCGGCGGTATCGTGGTTGATTTCACCCGCCGCATGAACCGTCTGATCCGGCTCGACACCGCGGGTCGTACCTTCGAATGCGAACCCGGCTATCGCCTGGGCGAGTTGGAGGCGGCACTCGCGGGAAAAGGGCTTTTCTTCCCCCCGGATCCCTCCAGCGGCGAGTATGCCACATTCGGCGGGATGGCCGCCACCAACGCCAGTGGCGCCCACAGCGTCAAGTACGGGAACGTCGCCGACTACCTCCTGGACGCCGAGGTCGTGACGGGCGACGGCCGCACCCTCATGCTTTCGGAGCTTGAAACCCGGGACGCCGAAGCCCTGCCCCCGAATCTCAGGGCGCTTTATCGCCTCTATATGGAAAACAGAGGGATCATCGAGGGCGCTTATCCCCCCGTCCGATGCAATGTCGCCGGTTACAACCTCAGGGGACTCGTCGCCGGCGACCGGCTCCGCATGACCCGTCTGATCTCCGGCGCCGAGGGCACCCTCGGCATCACCGTCCGCCTGAAATTCAGGCTTTTGGAAAAACCGCCCCACGAGAGCCTGGTCGTCGCTTTTTTCGACGACATCGTCGCCGCGGCGACGGCGGTGCAGCGCATACTCCCCATGGGACCGTCGGGCATTGAAATCATGGACAAGTCGCTCCTTTCCCTTGCCGGGAAAACCGATCCCACCCTTCGGGACAGGATCCCCATCGGTGCAGACAACGTCCTCATGGTCGAGTTCGACGATTTTTCCGCCGCGACGTGCGCGGGATTGGCGGAAGCGGCCAGGGAATGTGTCGAAACGGCGGGTCTGGCCCGGGAGGCGCATCTCGCGGTTTCGGCCGGGGAGAAGGCCCGGTTCTGGGCGGTGCGGAAGGCTGCGGTTCCCATCCTCTACCGGCTCAAGGGGGAGAAGAAGATTCTGGCCCTGATCGAGGATGCCGCAGTGCCCACGGACCGACTGGTGCCGTATTTCAAAGGCATTTACGAGATCCTGAACCGTCGGCGGATTCCCTTTGTAACCTACGGACACATCGCCAAGGGACTGCTTCACACCCGTCCCCTCCTCGACCTCAGGAAGGCCGGGGATGCGGCGCTGTTAAAGCCCCTGGCGGACGACGTCTTCGAACTCGTTCATCGCCTGGGCGGCTCGGTTTCCGGCGAGCACGGCGACGGTCGTCTTCGGAGTGCTTACATAAGACGGTGCTACCCGGATATCTGGCCCCTTTTCATCGCGGTCAAACGTCTTCTGGACCCGGCGGGGATCCTCAACCCGGAGATCAAGACCCTGGACGATCCGAATCAGATGACGGGTCCCCTCCGCTACGGCCCGGACTACCGTGCCGGGGAACCCGGTCGCAACCGCCTCCGATGGCCCGAGGGTTTTGTCCGGGAGATCGAAAAATGCCACGGCTGCAGCAAATGCACCACGGTGACGGCGGCCACCCGCATGTGCCCCGTGTACAAACTCACCCGGGACGAGGAGGCGTCCCCCAAGGCAAAAGCCAATGCCTTGAGGGGGCTTATCAGCGGGGCGCTTCCGGAGCGGTCTCTCTTTGAACGGGCTTTCCAGAGGGTGATGAGCCGGTGTGTCCACTGCGGAAGCTGTTTTCACGAATGCCCCTCCGGGGTCGACATTCCCAGGATGGCCGTCGAGGCCCGGGCCCGGTATGTAAGGCGGTTCGGCCCGACCCTCGAATACCGGCTCCTGACGGCCGCGGAATTCGCGGGGCGGTTCGCCCGAAAGCTTCCCGACGCGGTGAAAGGGCTTGCGGATACCCGTATGGCCCGAAGGGCGGCTGAACGGTTCGCCGGTATTTCCGCCCGGCGAAGACCACCGCATTTTCCTGCCCGCGACCTTTTCGAAAGGGTTCCCGGCGAATCCGGCGGGGGCCGGTTCCGGGTGCTCTATTTCGCGGGATGCTACGCGACGTACATCCGGCCCGAGATTGGTGAGGCCGCCGTAAAGGTGCTGACCGCCATGGACATGACCGTCAGCCTGCCGCCGCAGCACTGCTGCGGTCTGCCCATGCTGGCCAAGGGCATGACGCGGACGGCGGCGAAAAGGATCCGGAGGAACCTCGCCCGATGGGGGCGATTGGCGGTTGCGGCGGATGCCGTAGTGGTCACCTGCTCTTCCTGCGGCCTTTCCTTGATGCAGGAATGGGGATATCTTTGCGACACGGCCGAGATGCGCATCGTCCGTGAAAAAACGATGCACATCAGCCGGCTGATCGAGCGTTTCCCCGGTCGATTGAACCTCGCGCCCCTTGGTGTCAAAGTCGCCTACCACCTGCCGTGTCACCTCAACGTCCAGCCGTCCCCGAAAAGCGCTCTCAAGCTGCTTTCACGGATTCCCGGCCTCGAGACGATCGATCTGGACAGCCGCTGCTGCGGCATGGCCGGTATCTGGGGCATGAGCGCCGCCAATATCGATCTGAGCCGGCGGATCGGCGCGGAGATGATTCACCGGCTCGATCGGTCGGGTGCGGATTTCGGGGCGACCGACTGTCCCACCTGCCGGATGCAGATGGAGGATATGAGCGGAAAGCCCGTCCGTCATCCCATCGAAATCGTTGCCGCTGCATTGCCCGGACAACCCCATCGTCAGAGGGGTTGA
- a CDS encoding shikimate kinase, with translation MTKANIILTGFMGTGKSTVGKLLAKALGYRFVDTDELIQVRTGRTIAEIFNEKGEAAFREMEAETARELGRKSGLVISTGGRLMLDPDNAAALGETGRIFCLKATPEEIVARISGDAGAERPLLKGGDPIERIVGLMREREAGYARFRGIDTSGQTPEAVAKRLLEAYQTD, from the coding sequence ATGACAAAAGCCAATATCATTCTCACCGGATTCATGGGAACCGGCAAGAGCACTGTGGGAAAATTACTGGCAAAAGCATTGGGGTACCGTTTCGTGGATACGGACGAACTGATCCAGGTCCGGACCGGGCGAACCATTGCCGAGATTTTCAATGAGAAGGGGGAAGCGGCGTTTCGCGAAATGGAGGCTGAAACGGCCCGGGAGTTGGGCCGGAAAAGCGGTCTGGTCATCTCCACAGGCGGCCGTCTGATGCTGGATCCCGACAATGCCGCGGCCCTTGGCGAAACCGGGCGGATTTTTTGCCTGAAGGCTACGCCCGAGGAGATTGTGGCGCGCATTTCCGGAGACGCCGGGGCCGAGCGCCCTCTGCTGAAAGGTGGAGACCCCATTGAGCGGATTGTCGGCCTGATGCGGGAGCGGGAGGCCGGCTATGCCCGGTTTCGGGGAATCGATACGTCCGGTCAGACACCTGAAGCGGTGGCGAAGCGTCTGCTTGAAGCCTATCAGACGGATTAG
- a CDS encoding FKBP-type peptidyl-prolyl cis-trans isomerase has protein sequence MKVDMTKVSYILGRSIAGDFKRQSIDIEVDSFVDGFRGAAAGEPSRIRVAEMQQIMEGFKNAFQERRQTETSGRAEANLEKGRVFLTENRERAGVVETESGLQYRVIREGSGKTPSASDTVETHYEGRTIDGNIFDSSVKRGKPATFPVNGVIRGWQEALQLMSEGAKYELFIPSDLAYGPGGAGNAIGPHETLIFEVELLKIV, from the coding sequence ATGAAAGTGGACATGACAAAAGTGAGCTATATTCTGGGACGAAGCATCGCCGGAGATTTCAAGCGGCAGAGCATCGACATCGAGGTCGACAGCTTTGTCGACGGCTTCAGAGGCGCCGCAGCCGGGGAGCCGAGCCGGATCCGCGTCGCTGAAATGCAGCAGATCATGGAGGGGTTCAAGAACGCTTTTCAGGAGCGACGGCAGACCGAGACATCCGGCAGGGCCGAGGCCAACCTGGAGAAGGGGCGGGTTTTTCTGACGGAAAACCGGGAAAGGGCGGGCGTCGTCGAGACCGAAAGCGGCCTTCAGTACCGCGTCATCCGGGAGGGCAGCGGGAAGACCCCTTCGGCATCCGATACGGTGGAGACCCACTACGAGGGCAGGACTATCGACGGCAATATTTTCGACAGCTCGGTCAAACGCGGCAAACCGGCCACTTTCCCGGTGAACGGCGTCATCCGGGGATGGCAGGAAGCCCTTCAGCTCATGAGCGAGGGGGCCAAATACGAGCTTTTCATTCCGTCCGACCTGGCCTATGGCCCCGGCGGTGCCGGGAACGCCATCGGCCCCCATGAAACCCTGATCTTCGAGGTGGAACTCCTCAAGATCGTCTAA
- a CDS encoding SH3 domain-containing protein, which yields MTTRCPMKNKTRVSKVLPGVFLLFFVAVGCGNLQSGKAAAPGRSPDPTAETVHLTYTVVDVAPDDILNVRARPDVNAAVVGHIPFYGVDIHIRETTRKAKTSAWMPIRYKDLNGWVNRRYLARQVGAMDEAVSARAGEIMWALKQKDMARLSRLVHPEKGVRFSPYTYVRDEDLVFQADDIKDLMSNPSVYRWGRFDGSGLPITKTFGDYFKRFVYDADFIRPQAVGADTVIGRGNTINNIPEFYPEAIFIEYHFEGMDPKLGGMDWRSLRLVLETHQGNWYLVGIVHDEWTI from the coding sequence ATGACGACGCGCTGTCCGATGAAAAACAAGACGCGGGTTTCAAAAGTGCTCCCCGGGGTTTTCCTGCTGTTCTTTGTCGCGGTCGGCTGCGGAAACCTTCAATCCGGAAAAGCGGCCGCCCCCGGCCGTTCTCCTGACCCGACGGCGGAAACGGTGCATCTGACTTACACCGTGGTCGATGTCGCACCCGACGATATTCTCAACGTCCGGGCCAGGCCTGATGTGAACGCGGCCGTGGTCGGCCATATCCCATTTTACGGGGTGGATATTCACATTCGGGAAACAACCCGGAAAGCGAAAACATCGGCCTGGATGCCGATTCGCTACAAAGACCTGAACGGATGGGTCAACAGGCGCTATCTGGCCCGGCAGGTGGGGGCCATGGATGAGGCGGTTTCAGCGCGAGCCGGAGAAATAATGTGGGCGCTCAAGCAAAAAGATATGGCGCGTCTTTCCAGGCTCGTTCACCCGGAAAAAGGGGTTCGGTTCTCACCGTACACCTATGTCAGGGATGAAGATCTGGTCTTCCAGGCAGACGACATAAAGGATTTGATGTCAAACCCGTCGGTCTACCGCTGGGGGCGCTTCGACGGCTCAGGCCTTCCCATCACAAAGACATTTGGCGATTATTTCAAAAGATTCGTATATGATGCCGACTTCATCCGTCCCCAGGCCGTCGGCGCCGACACGGTCATCGGGAGAGGAAACACCATCAACAATATTCCGGAATTCTATCCCGAAGCGATTTTCATCGAGTATCATTTCGAGGGGATGGATCCCAAGCTTGGCGGAATGGACTGGCGAAGCCTTCGTCTGGTGCTGGAGACGCACCAGGGGAATTGGTACCTCGTCGGGATCGTCCATGACGAATGGACCATCTGA
- the aroQ gene encoding type II 3-dehydroquinate dehydratase, translating into MKTILVLHGINLDMFGQRDSRHYGTVTLAQIDRRLKALGSELNVAVECFQTNHEGEMVEKIHQAHAAKTDAVVINAGAWTHYSYGIMDALGLLAAPVVEVHMSHVHAREAFRHVSVIAPVVRGQISGFGVNSYLLGLRAAVDLIRDME; encoded by the coding sequence ATGAAAACGATACTCGTCCTTCACGGCATCAATCTCGACATGTTCGGCCAACGGGACTCCCGACACTACGGGACGGTCACTCTGGCCCAGATCGACCGTCGCTTGAAGGCGCTGGGTTCGGAGCTGAACGTCGCGGTGGAGTGTTTTCAGACCAATCATGAGGGGGAGATGGTCGAGAAAATCCACCAGGCCCATGCGGCCAAGACCGACGCCGTCGTTATCAACGCCGGGGCCTGGACGCATTACAGCTATGGCATCATGGATGCTCTTGGCCTGCTTGCGGCGCCCGTCGTGGAGGTCCACATGTCCCATGTCCACGCCAGGGAGGCGTTCCGGCACGTGTCGGTGATTGCGCCGGTGGTCCGGGGGCAGATCTCCGGCTTTGGCGTCAACAGCTACCTCCTGGGCCTCAGAGCCGCCGTCGACCTGATCCGGGACATGGAATGA
- a CDS encoding FadR/GntR family transcriptional regulator → MSKPPGVNSKDSTFRVARQSRIFQDVVDQIQEAILSGQFQTGDRLPSEREMREIFHVSRGTLREALRVLEQKGLIEVRLGVNGGAMVKAAMVETLTESLGLMLRLRKISLDHLHEFREDIEGIVTAKAAARAADTDVEKLRGLLDEAERCVAGGIAQWRAFLNVDKKFHQTLARITGNPIYIFIHDMVHDNIQPYYDTFLPPDERRLEENYQDLMDIFAAVKSRDAERAGDLARKHIWRFNEYMTGRQGDSSLKR, encoded by the coding sequence ATGTCCAAACCCCCCGGCGTCAACAGCAAGGACAGCACGTTTCGCGTCGCCCGGCAGAGTCGGATTTTTCAGGATGTGGTCGACCAGATCCAGGAAGCGATCCTGAGCGGGCAATTTCAGACGGGGGACAGACTTCCTTCTGAACGGGAGATGCGGGAGATTTTCCATGTCAGTCGGGGCACCCTTCGAGAAGCGCTCCGGGTGCTGGAACAGAAAGGGCTGATCGAGGTCCGTCTCGGGGTCAACGGCGGCGCCATGGTCAAGGCGGCCATGGTCGAGACCCTGACTGAAAGTCTCGGGCTTATGCTCCGACTCCGGAAAATTTCCCTCGATCACCTTCACGAGTTCCGCGAGGATATCGAAGGCATCGTCACGGCGAAGGCCGCCGCCAGGGCAGCGGACACCGATGTCGAGAAGCTTCGGGGCCTCCTGGACGAAGCGGAAAGATGTGTTGCGGGCGGCATTGCCCAGTGGCGCGCGTTTTTGAATGTCGATAAGAAATTTCACCAGACCCTGGCCCGCATCACCGGAAACCCTATCTACATTTTCATTCACGACATGGTCCACGACAACATCCAGCCTTACTACGATACCTTTCTCCCCCCGGACGAGCGTCGACTCGAGGAGAACTATCAGGATCTCATGGATATTTTCGCGGCGGTGAAATCAAGGGATGCGGAGCGGGCCGGCGATCTGGCCCGAAAGCACATCTGGCGTTTCAACGAATATATGACAGGGCGGCAGGGGGATTCGTCCCTGAAGAGGTGA